Below is a window of Fluviibacter phosphoraccumulans DNA.
GCATTTGTAGCCAAAGCACTAGGTAATATCGCACGCGCCAAAGGCATGTCGCAGCTTGCTAATGAAACAGGTATGGGGCGTGAAAGTCTTTATAAAGCGCTATCGGGTGAAGGTAACCCAAGTTTTGCCACGATCCTTAAGGTTACCCGTGCGCTCGGCATTGAGCTGCATGCTCTGCCAGCTCACGTCTAATACGTTTTTTACCCAAACTATGTCAATCATCAGTGAATTCATCGCCCGCGTCCAAGCCGTTTATAAAACGGGAGCCGCGACCGAACATTCCTACCGCTCAGCGATTGAGCAGCTCATTAGTAGTCTGAATGAAGGCGTTATTGCGCTGAACGAGCCCAAGCGAGTCGCCTGCGGCGCCCCGGACTTCATCATTCAACGCGGCGACATTGTTGTCGGCCATATCGAAGCCAAAGACCTCGGCATCTCACTCGACAAACTGAACGATAGCAACAAGGCGCAGCAAGCCCGCTACGTTAACGCTCTACCCAACCTTATTTATACCAACTGCCTGGACTGGCAGTTTTACCGAGACGGCAAACTGCTGACCAAAGTTAGCATCGGCCAACTAGACAACGGTATCCAGCCAGACCTAGCGCAATTTACCAGTCTCGAACATTTACTCCGTGACTTTGCGGTGCAACGCCCGCAAACCATCAAATCTCCCAAACTCCTCGCAGAAATGATGGCCGGTAAAGCGGCGCTCATTAAAGACGTGTTGCATAATGCCTTGGTCGCCGATGAACAGAAGGAATCTTCGCTCTCGAATCAGTACCAAGCCTTTCGCGAACACCTGATTCACGATATCAGCCCCGAAGACTTCGCCGACATCTACGCAGAAACCATCGCCTACGGCATGTTTGCCGCCCGGCTGCATGACCAGTCCCTCGAAACCTTCAGCCGCCAGGAAGCGCTCGACCTCCTGCCTAAATCCAACCCATTTCTACGCAGCCTGTTCAGCTATGTGGCGGGAGCCGATTTGGATGATCGTATCCGCTGGCTCATCGACGACCTAGCCGCCGTATTTCAGGCCGCTAATGTCAGTAGCCTCTTAGAAGGCTTTGGCAGCCTGACCGGCCGCCAAGATCCCTTTTTACACTTCTACGAAACTTTCCTCGCCGCTTACAACCCGGCTAAGCGCAAAGCACGGGGCGTTTGGTATACACCGGAAGCCGTTGTTAACTTTATCGTACGTGCCGTCGATGACGTGCTTAAGACTGAATTTGACCTACCAGACGGTTTAGCCGATACCTCTAAAATCACCATCGACTGGGATACCGGACAATCGGACAAAAAGGGCAAGCACATCATCACCCAGAAAGAAGTGCACCGGGTGCAGGTTCTAGACCCAGCCACGGGTACTGGGACATTTTTGGCCGAAGTCATCAAACAGATCGCACCTAAGGTTAAAGGCATTGCGCCCGGCATGTGGTCCGGCTATGTCGAACAAGATCTGCTCCCCCGGATTTATGGCTTTGAGTTACTCATGGCTTCCTACGCCATGTGCCACATGAAGCTGGACATGGTGCTCACCGAATTGGGCTATAAACCCAGTGCCAATCCGCCGCGTTTGGGCGTGTACCTCACCAACAGCCTGGAAGAAGGCGAACGTGACGTGCGCGATCTGTTCATGGCGCAATGGCTCACCAAAGAAGCCCGCGAAGCCAACACCATCAAACGGCAGATGCCGATTATGTGCATCCTTGGCAATCCACCCTATGCCGGTGAGAGCAGTAACAAGGGCGACTGGATCATGGAGCTCATGGATGCCTACAAGAAGGAACCGGGTGGTTTGCTCAAACTCAAAGAACGCAACCCAAAATGGATCAATGACGATTACGTAAAATTCATCCGCATGTCCGAGCATCTGATTCAAAAAAACGGCGAAGGGGTATTAGGGTTTATTACCAACCATGGCTATCTGGATAACCCCACCTTTCGGGGAATGCGCTGGCACCTGCTCAATACTTTTGACAAGATTTATATTCTTGATCTACACGGTAACAGTAAAAAGAAAGAAGTTGCGCCCGATGGCAGCGCCGACAAAAACGTGTTTGACATCATGCAGGGTGTCGCCATTCTGATTGGCGTCAAAAAACAGCGTGACGCCAAATCCTCGAAACCATTGGCTGAGGTGTATCACGCTGATCTTTGGGGCAATCGCTCTGGAAAATATGAGAGATTGTTTGGCCTCGATATTTGCGATTCCACTTGGTCAGTTATTGAATCCAAAGCGCCTGAATTCGCTTTGGTCAAAAGAAATTTTGATCTCGAATCAATTTACAGCAGCTTTTTTGCCCTCAATGAATTAATGCCTCTGAATTCAATGGGCGTTATGACAAAGCGCGACAGTATTGCAATTCAGTTCGACAAGTCAGAAGTTGCAAAATTAGTGCAAGACTTTTCGTTCCTCAGCCGCGAAGAATTAACATCAAAATACTCTGATGTTCACGATGCCCGCGATTGGCATTTAGACGGCGTAAAAAAGAATATTTTCGAATGTGGAACAGATCACGTTCACCCGATTCTCTACAGACCATTTGACTACCGTCATACTTATTACACCAACTTTTCTAGAGGGTTTTTGGCGTACCCTGTGTTTGATGTTGCAAAGCACATGCTGCATCAGAACCTATGCCTCACTACAATTAGGAAAGCAGATGTCGTCCAAGATTGGACACATGCATTCTGTCTCGATGGCATTATGGTTCACCACGCAATATCAATGAAGGAAGGAAATTACATATTTCCTCTGTATCTCTATCCCAACACTAACGATCTTGATCAAACCCGTCGAATTAATTTCGACCCAGCGTTGTATCAGAAGCTACAAACCATGGCGACGGATGTGCAGCGCGGCACGCCTGACGAAGTGGCGGTGTTTGATTACATTTACGGGGTATTGCATACGCCCGCCTATCGCCAAAAGTATGCCGAGTTTCTTAAAACTGATTTTCCGCGCATACCCTGGCCGGAATCTCCGGCGGCATTTTGGGCAACGTCTGACCTGGGCGGAACGCTACGCCGCCTGCACCTGATGGAGGCTGATGCCGTTGGGGTACCGGCTTACCCGTTTACTGGCGATGGCAACACCGTGGTCGATAAACCCCGCTTTGCGGATGGCAACGTTTGGATTAATGCCCACCAAGGCTTTGAAGGCGTGCCCGAAGTTGCCTGGAACTTATATATTGGTGGTTACCAACCGGCGCAAAAGTGGCTCAAAGACCGCAAGGGGCGTACGTTAACCTTTGATGACATCAAGCATTACCAGAAGATCATCAAGGTGCTAGTTGAAACCCAAAACCTCATGACCCAACTTGATGCAATCTCTTTGAACTGATTCAGGGATTCTCTAACGACCTATCCGCTATCCAGGTCAATGCTCACCGTAAACGCCAAGCACTTACCCAACTAGCTACCAGTAACTGAGTGGCCCGTGATGACATAGTCCAACGCATTGACATATTTGATCGTAGGTTATTCAGCCAAAAATTCTGGAATGTCTCTTTGGCTATGCAGGATGCGCCAGTTCCTGGAAATTGGCTGCGATAGGTATTTCATCCATTGAGGTACTTGCCCAGCCAGCTACCAGTGCTGGATTTGCCGGTCAGTACGTAGTTGAGTGCATTGCCGTAGCTCGCTGTGAGTTTCTGTTCGTTCCAGGCTTCACGGGTGCCCGTCCAGATGATCTTATCGCCGTTGTGTAGCGGCAGGTCTGGTGCTGGGCGCAGGATGATTTGCCCGGCACGTTCCAGCATAAGTGGCAGCAGTTTTAATGTTTCACGCCGATCGCGATTGGAGGTCATCAACGCGGCAACCGACACCGGGCAATCGACGTTGTGCAAGGCTTGCGCAAGTGCCGGTGTTTTAACCCGGTTGATGCGGGTGGTCCAGACGAAGGGAACGCAGCCAGCACAGATGGGAGTAAGAGCCTTGATGAGCGATTCGGCCCATGCCGCAGGTTGTTTCTCGATTTCCCGGATAAAGCGGGAGAGCATGGGGGTCGTCAGGTAACTCAGACAGGCGTGAGCGACCGTCTGGGTGGTGATCATGGTGAGGTTGGCGTCGAAGGCTTCAAACAGCATTGAGTTCGCCGAGCTGCTCTGCCGCATGACGATGAACAGATCAGGATTGAGTTCTCGCGCTGTGATAGCAATCGACAGATTATTGATGTCATTATCCGAAGCGGCGACGAGGCCAACGGCATTTTTGATGCCGGCATCAATCAAAGGGCTGGCCTCGGTGCCGGCGCTGACGATGCTCAGATGGTCATCGGGATTAGTGGGCCTGGGGTCAATGATGCGTACATCGTCATGCAAGCCCATGGTGTCCAGGTGCTGGACAATAGCGCGACCGAAGTGACCATAGCCACAGACAATCCATTTGCCGGTGGGTGGTTTATGCAGTTCAGGAATCGGCGTGCCAGGCACCCGGGTCAGCCACTCGACAAGCTGATAGCTGGGCGGGCTGCGCATGGCCAGTGCCAAGCGCCGGGCATAAAGTGCATAGGGGTCGACGACGAAGTTGGTGCCAAAAGAATCCATATTGGCGGCGGTAGCGGCATGCTCCGCGCGAGCGATGACGGGGATGCCCGGATTGAGCAGGCGCACGTTCATGGCAATTGCTAAATTAGCCTCGTCGCTATTGGTCACAGCCAGCACGGCTTTGCAATGCGAATGTCTTAATCCGGCCAGAAGCAGAATGCCGGGTATTTGCGCGTCGGCATTCAGGGCGGGCACGTCCGCCAGATAATCGCCAAGCTCCAGTTCTTGTAACGGCTCGGGGCGCGTATCCAGGACGACAAAGCGCATTTGCACCTGATCCAGGGTTGTACAGATCAGGGAACCGGTTTCGCCGACACCGCATATGATGCAGAAGGGCTCGGATAAGTTTTTGACTTTACGATGAAAACGCCCGGTGGCTAAGGCGCGTTGCAGACCATCATCCTTGAGTAGGTTGAGAATGCTCAGAATCGAATAGGTCCAGCCAATGACGGTGAGATAGATACATGCGGTGACCCAGAAGCGCTGGCCATATGAAAAGGCGTTGGGGATTTCGCCAAAGCCAATGGTGCTGGCGGTGTAGCTGATGAAGTAAAACGCATCAAAAAACGACATCGGCGCAGTGGGCTCGCCGCTGGCATCGACACCGGGAATCAGTACCAGCCCGAAGATCGAGACCGCATAGATGAGAATCATCACGATCAGCGGTGCCCGCATTCGACGCAGCACCAGAAAGAGCACGCTGTCGTTGACCACACTCATTAATCGGCACCCATTGGATTCAGCATGAACAGCGCGTTAGCGACGCATCATCAGCGTTTCTGCGATCAGCAGAATGACTGAGACGACGTTGGCAAAAAGCGCCCCACCGGAGAGCGAGACCACGCTGGCCGTGATTTCTGGGGTCATGCCCAGGTGCATCACATGAACGGCAAACCCCCAAGTCACAGCGGCGGCTATCAGTTGTAAATCCGCAACCAGGCTGGTAGCCAGGTGGATTGCCCCAATCTGTGTGCGATCCCCAAATTTGAGGGTCGTGGCGATCAGATTGACGACGATGGCCGCAAACAGCTCATAGATGTGATGCAATTCGGGGCGGTCAATATCGCCGATAAAGAAGCCGAAGTTGAGTGTTGCTGCCAGGACGATAAAAAAACCAAAAACCACTTTTTCCAGATTCATGCCAAGCCTCTAAAACGGTTACTAATAACGGATTCATTATAGGCCTCTCGTTGCTACTCGCCAGGCCCTGTTAAACGTTCAAATAAAGAGTAATTTGAGACCGATCAGGATGGTTGTCGCTTCAAAAGCACGTTTAACCAGAGTGTTGCCCTGGCGTATGGCAATATGACTGCCGAGATAACCACCGATCACTGAACCCACAATGAGTGCCGGTAGCCAATCCCAGGCAATGTCACCCGCCAGTCCGAGAACCAGGGCGCCCGTGCCATTCCAGGCAAAGCCGCAGAGCACCAGCGTATAGGCGATGGCGCGCTTGTAGTCCATCCCGAAGTGGCGAATAAGCCAGATGGTGAGAAACAAACCGCTGCCGGAGGTAATGGATCCGTTGAGAAAACCGACAACAAAGAGACCGGCCATGCCTTGCCAAAGACCGGACCCCGTCCAGTTTTTCGGTGTGTAGTCGATACCCAGCTTCGGTTTGAAAATGGAATAAAGACCCAGGCTGATGGTTAATACGCCCAGGGTCATTAATGCCTCTTTTTCAGGGGCTTTAAGAATCAGTGAGGCGCCCAGGATTACCCCCGGAATGCCTGCGCCCAGAATGATCAGGCAAGCACGCCGTTCCAGGTGGCTTTCTTTCATGTGGCGCAATATGGCACCAACGCCCAGGAAAACGCTGGCGACTTTGTGGGTGGCGAGTGCTGTGCCGAAGCTGAGGCCAAGGAAAATCAGGATCGGAAACTGGATTAAGCCAACGCCGCCGCCCGACAAGGCTGAAAAGAAATTGGCGACAACGGCCGTGCCAAAAAGGATGGCCTGTCCGGCCAGATCGAGCGTCATGGGGTTAATGCCTGGGTGATAAGCCGTTATTATACGAAGCTAATTAAATCCGCCCTTGGATGCAGGTATGCGTATTCCCGAAATTATTGCTTTCGAACGCCTGAGTGAGCCGCTAGCAACGCGCCAAGTGTTTGCTGGTCGATTGGTCCGCTCTATTGTGATCGGCGGACTGATTGTTGCTGCCGCACTCTTTGGCGGTATGGCGGGATACCACGTATTTGAAGGGCTGGCTTGGATTGATGCCTTTGTAAATGCCGCGATGATTCTGTCGGGCATGGGTGTGCTGGCAGCTCCTGTGAGTGTTGAGGGTAAGTTGTTTGCCGGGTTGTACGCCATTTTTTGTGGGCTGGTTCTGATTGCAGCAACCGCCATTATGTTTACCCCGGTGATTCACCGTTTTCTACATCAGATGCATATGGATGATGAGGATGACGCGTAATGAATTCGGGTGATGTCGATTTTATGCAGCAAGCACTGGCGCTGGCACGGTATGGCGCTACGCAGGACGAAGTGCCGGTGGGTGCGTTGGTGGTGCTTGATGGTGAGGTGATTGGG
It encodes the following:
- a CDS encoding DUF6394 family protein, encoding MNLEKVVFGFFIVLAATLNFGFFIGDIDRPELHHIYELFAAIVVNLIATTLKFGDRTQIGAIHLATSLVADLQLIAAAVTWGFAVHVMHLGMTPEITASVVSLSGGALFANVVSVILLIAETLMMRR
- a CDS encoding potassium channel family protein gives rise to the protein MSVVNDSVLFLVLRRMRAPLIVMILIYAVSIFGLVLIPGVDASGEPTAPMSFFDAFYFISYTASTIGFGEIPNAFSYGQRFWVTACIYLTVIGWTYSILSILNLLKDDGLQRALATGRFHRKVKNLSEPFCIICGVGETGSLICTTLDQVQMRFVVLDTRPEPLQELELGDYLADVPALNADAQIPGILLLAGLRHSHCKAVLAVTNSDEANLAIAMNVRLLNPGIPVIARAEHAATAANMDSFGTNFVVDPYALYARRLALAMRSPPSYQLVEWLTRVPGTPIPELHKPPTGKWIVCGYGHFGRAIVQHLDTMGLHDDVRIIDPRPTNPDDHLSIVSAGTEASPLIDAGIKNAVGLVAASDNDINNLSIAITARELNPDLFIVMRQSSSANSMLFEAFDANLTMITTQTVAHACLSYLTTPMLSRFIREIEKQPAAWAESLIKALTPICAGCVPFVWTTRINRVKTPALAQALHNVDCPVSVAALMTSNRDRRETLKLLPLMLERAGQIILRPAPDLPLHNGDKIIWTGTREAWNEQKLTASYGNALNYVLTGKSSTGSWLGKYLNG
- a CDS encoding addiction module antidote protein, whose protein sequence is MKTIQLRRWDSAEHLKTPEDMALYLEACLQEAGDDAAFVAKALGNIARAKGMSQLANETGMGRESLYKALSGEGNPSFATILKVTRALGIELHALPAHV
- a CDS encoding sulfite exporter TauE/SafE family protein translates to MTLDLAGQAILFGTAVVANFFSALSGGGVGLIQFPILIFLGLSFGTALATHKVASVFLGVGAILRHMKESHLERRACLIILGAGIPGVILGASLILKAPEKEALMTLGVLTISLGLYSIFKPKLGIDYTPKNWTGSGLWQGMAGLFVVGFLNGSITSGSGLFLTIWLIRHFGMDYKRAIAYTLVLCGFAWNGTGALVLGLAGDIAWDWLPALIVGSVIGGYLGSHIAIRQGNTLVKRAFEATTILIGLKLLFI
- a CDS encoding type ISP restriction/modification enzyme, giving the protein MSIISEFIARVQAVYKTGAATEHSYRSAIEQLISSLNEGVIALNEPKRVACGAPDFIIQRGDIVVGHIEAKDLGISLDKLNDSNKAQQARYVNALPNLIYTNCLDWQFYRDGKLLTKVSIGQLDNGIQPDLAQFTSLEHLLRDFAVQRPQTIKSPKLLAEMMAGKAALIKDVLHNALVADEQKESSLSNQYQAFREHLIHDISPEDFADIYAETIAYGMFAARLHDQSLETFSRQEALDLLPKSNPFLRSLFSYVAGADLDDRIRWLIDDLAAVFQAANVSSLLEGFGSLTGRQDPFLHFYETFLAAYNPAKRKARGVWYTPEAVVNFIVRAVDDVLKTEFDLPDGLADTSKITIDWDTGQSDKKGKHIITQKEVHRVQVLDPATGTGTFLAEVIKQIAPKVKGIAPGMWSGYVEQDLLPRIYGFELLMASYAMCHMKLDMVLTELGYKPSANPPRLGVYLTNSLEEGERDVRDLFMAQWLTKEAREANTIKRQMPIMCILGNPPYAGESSNKGDWIMELMDAYKKEPGGLLKLKERNPKWINDDYVKFIRMSEHLIQKNGEGVLGFITNHGYLDNPTFRGMRWHLLNTFDKIYILDLHGNSKKKEVAPDGSADKNVFDIMQGVAILIGVKKQRDAKSSKPLAEVYHADLWGNRSGKYERLFGLDICDSTWSVIESKAPEFALVKRNFDLESIYSSFFALNELMPLNSMGVMTKRDSIAIQFDKSEVAKLVQDFSFLSREELTSKYSDVHDARDWHLDGVKKNIFECGTDHVHPILYRPFDYRHTYYTNFSRGFLAYPVFDVAKHMLHQNLCLTTIRKADVVQDWTHAFCLDGIMVHHAISMKEGNYIFPLYLYPNTNDLDQTRRINFDPALYQKLQTMATDVQRGTPDEVAVFDYIYGVLHTPAYRQKYAEFLKTDFPRIPWPESPAAFWATSDLGGTLRRLHLMEADAVGVPAYPFTGDGNTVVDKPRFADGNVWINAHQGFEGVPEVAWNLYIGGYQPAQKWLKDRKGRTLTFDDIKHYQKIIKVLVETQNLMTQLDAISLN